In Alosa sapidissima isolate fAloSap1 chromosome 4, fAloSap1.pri, whole genome shotgun sequence, the following are encoded in one genomic region:
- the LOC121706459 gene encoding synaptoporin produces MCMVIFAPVLAIFAFATCGGYSGQLRVRVDCADKTQTNITISFGYPFRFEQVHFKVPLCELQRHETLFLEGDFSTPTQFFVAVAVFAFLYSLLATVVYFFYQNKYREKNRGPLLDFLVTVIFSFLWLLSSCAWAKALSGVKQAVDSAQVLFLMAACREPANECEALEKPVWIRLNTSVVFGFLNITLWAGNIWFAYKETGLHKTRQRPTRTLSEKQSSFSQRQYSQGSSFDQSGPSLGQQLYRQVSFDHSAGGFSLPNSSLSPASVFSSSSRGPLILINDM; encoded by the exons ATGTGTATGGTCATATTTGCACCG GTCTTGGCCATTTTTGCATTCGCAACATGTGGAGGTTACTCTGGTCAGCTGAGGGTTAGAGTGGACTGTGCGGACAAGACCCAGACCAACATCACCATCAGCTTTGGCTATCCTTTCAG GTTTGAACAAGTGCATTTCAAAGTGCCTCTGTGTGAGCTTCAGAGACATGAAACACTGTTTTTGGAGGGCGACTTTTCCACTCCAACCCAGTTTTTTGTGGCAGTTGCTGTCTTTGCTTTCCTATACTCCCTCCTGGCCACTGTGGTTTACTTTTTCTACCAGAACAAATATCGAGAAAAGAACAGGGGCCCTCTTTTG GACTTTCTGGTGACAGTGATCTTCTCCTTCCTGTGGCTACTGAGCTCGTGTGCTTGGGCCAAAGCTCTCTCAGGGGTGAAGCAAGCTGTAGATAGCGCCCAGGTCTTGTTCCTCATGGCAGCTTGCAGGGAGCCAGCCAATGAGTGTGAGGCTTTGGAGAAACCAGTCTGGATTCGCCTCAACACATCTGTG GTATTTGGATTTCTAAACATCACATTGTGGGCTGGCAACATTTGGTTTGCCTACAAGGAGACCGGCTTACACAAAACCCGCCAGAGACCCACCAGGACCCTCTCCGAGAAACAGAGCAGTTTCAGCCAACGGCAATACAGCCAGGGCAGCAGCTTTGACCAATCAGGACCATCCCTTGGCCAACAGCTGTATCGCCAGGTTAGCTTCGACCATTCAGCAGGAGGCTTTAGCCTTCCAAACAGCAGCCTCAGTCCGGCCTCCGTCTTTAGCTCCTCCTCCAGAGGACCACTCATACTGATCAATGACATGTAA